One genomic region from Cydia amplana chromosome Z, ilCydAmpl1.1, whole genome shotgun sequence encodes:
- the LOC134660983 gene encoding uncharacterized protein LOC134660983 — translation MASMRNDIELMQEQSATKKELDLLKKELDDLKAASLVNNYCQNVNSRRGACLASSFDYQSGPMGLPHSCNESLSPKEIQRPSVAMCPEISKSDCNKSQEGREIIMQSAAKFRPLPCQLSTDKDSAPSAITINERNNNEQRMHESGNSCISQLLPSKQCDLPASAMVAGHTGAAVDEQKLPEPLQYSEIAKRGEWKPQTKDEQWKTIERNRLKNKFIGNRGKATTNPSTKFKAADIKVPIYIYDVAKDTAMNDILDYIKSKTNVAVTLEKINMRRQKDYNAFKVYVPKHKLNIFLHDDFWPEGIAFRRFINFKNKNENSHGEFESQKT, via the coding sequence ATGGCTAGTATGCGCAATGACATCGAGCTAATGCAAGAACAAAGTGCCACAAAGAAGGAGCTAGACCTATTGAAAAAAGAACTGGACGATCTTAAAGCAGCGTCGTTGGTAAACAATTATTGTCAAAATGTAAACAGCAGGCGTGGTGCCTGTTTAGCTAGCAGTTTCGACTATCAGAGTGGTCCTATGGGATTGCCCCACTCGTGTAATGAAAGTTTATCTCCTAAGGAAATACAGCGCCCGTCAGTGGCAATGTGTCCCGAAATCAGTAAAAGTGACTGTAATAAATCACAAGAGGGTAGGGAAATAATAATGCAGTCGGCGGCGAAATTTCGACCGTTACCATGTCAGCTATCAACGGATAAAGATTCGGCCCCGTCGGCAATTACTATTAACGAGCGAAATAATAACGAACAAAGAATGCATGAATCAGGTAACAGCTGTATATCGCAATTATTGCCTTCTAAGCAGTGCGATTTACCTGCATCTGCGATGGTAGCGGGACACACGGGTGCCGCGGTCGACGAACAAAAATTGCCCGAGCCCCTACAATATTCGGAGATAGCCAAACGGGGTGAATGGAAACCTCAGACCAAAGATGAACAATGGAAAACTATTGAAAGAAACagacttaaaaataaatttattggaAATAGAGGAAAAGCAACAACAAACCCTAGTACGAAGTTCAAAGCAGCCGATATTAAAGTCCCTATTTATATCTACGACGTAGCGAAGGATACGGCCATGAATGACATTTTGGATTATATAAAGAGCAAAACGAATGTCGCAGTTACTTTAGAGAAAATTAATATGAGGAGGCAGAAGGACTACAACGCTTTTAAAGTTTACGTGCCCaagcataaattaaatatatttttgcacgACGACTTCTGGCCAGAGGGTATTGCGTTTCGACGCTTTATCAATTTCAAGAATAAGAATGAAAATAGCCATGGAGAATTTGAAagccaaaaaacataa
- the LOC134660982 gene encoding uncharacterized protein LOC134660982, whose translation MVAYDKLWHKLREHTSVPREVTALFRYWYGHQSNTVKWAGVHSDVYRMDCGVRQGGLSSPKLFNLYMNELIEELSSTYVGCHVDGVCVNNLSYADDMVLLSPSVGALQRLVKICESYAGTHGLRYNTLKSEVMQFKAGPKSYKMTPVTLCGTALKVVQKFKYLGHWVTESMTDNDDIEMERRALCVRSNMLARRFARCSNEVKLTLFKAYCQTFYTCNLWVSFTQRAYNALRVQYNNAFRVLFGLPRYCSASTMFAEAHTDSFDAIIRKRCASLVNRLRHSPNSILNVLAQRWDSPLFARWVRLHAPPLAAPRRF comes from the coding sequence ATGGTGGCTTATGACAAGCTATGGCATAAGTTACGAGAACATACCAGCGTGCCCCGGGAGGTCACGGCTTTATTTAGGTATTGGTATGGCCACCAGTCGAATACTGTAAAATGGGCCGGCGTGCACTCTGACGTGTATAGGATGGACTGCGGGGTGAGGCAAGGGGGGTTGAGTTCACCTAAGCTGTTCAATCTATACATGAACGAGTTAATCGAGGAGCTCAGCAGTACCTATGTCGGATGTCACGTGGATGGGGTGTGTGTTAATAACCTCAGCTACGCGGATGATATGGTGCTGTTGAGCCCCTCGGTTGGTGCACTACAGAGATTGGTGAAGATATGTGAATCGTATGCAGGTACCCATGGGCTAAGGTACAATACTTTGAAAAGCGAGGTAATGCAATTTAAAGCTGGGCCAAAATCGTACAAAATGACACCTGTTACCCTTTGCGGTACCGCTTTAAAAGTCGTACAGAAGTTCAAGTACCTTGGCCACTGGGTAACAGAAAGCATGACAGATAACGATGACATAGAGATGGAGCGCAGGGCGTTGTGTGTTCGTAGTAACATGCTGGCCCGCAGATTTGCTCGTTGTAGTAATGAAGTGAAGCTAACGCTCTTTAAAGCATACTGCCAAACATTCTATACGTGCAATCTGTGGGTCAGTTTTACGCAGCGGGCATACAACGCACTGCGCGTACAATACAATAACGCGTTTAGGGTGCTGTTTGGGTTGCCGCGTTACTGTAGCGCGTCAACTATGTTTGCCGAGGCGCACACTGATAGTTTCGACGCAATAATTAGAAAACGGTGTGCGTCATTAGTCAACCGTCTTCGCCACAGCCCAAACAGTATTCTAAACGTGCTGGCGCAGCGCTGGGACTCGCCTTTGTTCGCGCGCTGGGTGCGGCTGCACGCGCCGCCGCTCGCCGCACCACGCCGCTTTTAA